A genomic stretch from Bradyrhizobium sp. 195 includes:
- a CDS encoding OFA family MFS transporter, producing MTTADTVLAPVGASGFLDRERTIATAGFNRWLVPPAALCIHLCIGMAYGFSVFWLPLSRAIGISAPKACPDMSLWQELFTTSCDWKVASMGWMYTLFFVLLGIAAAVWGGWLERVGPRKAGFVSALCWCGGLFLGAIGVYTHQLWLLWLGSGVIGGIGLGLGYISPVSTLVKWFPDRRGMATGMAIMGFGGGAMIGAPLANLLMNYFKTPTSVGVWETFVAMGVIYFVFMMIGAFRYRLPPPGWQPEGWTPPSKANAMISKNNVHLNDAHKTPQFWLIWWVLCLNVSAGIGVIGMASPMLQEIFAGKLIGLPDVGFNALDAGQKAQIAAIAAGFAGLLSLFNIGGRFFWASLSDKIGRKNTYYTFFILGIVLYALAPTFAAMGSKLLFVLGFGIILSMYGGGFATVPAYLADMFGTQFVGAIHGRLLTAWSTAGIIGPVVVNYIREFQLAAGVPRDQLYNTTMYILCAMLIAGLICNYLIKPVDSKWHMKDADVAKLQAASASAAAAGPHGSYGIGFGGLDARAGLFWAFVGIPLAWGVWKTLESAVKIF from the coding sequence ATGACGACTGCCGATACCGTTCTCGCACCGGTTGGTGCTTCCGGCTTTCTCGATCGTGAACGCACGATCGCGACGGCCGGCTTCAATCGCTGGCTGGTGCCGCCGGCGGCGCTGTGCATCCATCTGTGCATCGGCATGGCCTACGGCTTCTCGGTGTTCTGGCTGCCGCTGTCGCGCGCAATCGGCATCAGCGCGCCGAAAGCCTGCCCGGACATGTCGCTGTGGCAGGAATTGTTCACGACCAGCTGCGACTGGAAGGTCGCCAGCATGGGATGGATGTACACCCTGTTCTTCGTGCTGCTCGGTATCGCGGCTGCGGTCTGGGGCGGCTGGCTGGAGCGCGTGGGGCCGCGCAAGGCGGGCTTCGTCTCGGCGCTCTGCTGGTGCGGCGGTCTCTTCCTCGGTGCGATCGGGGTTTACACCCATCAGCTTTGGCTGTTGTGGCTGGGTTCGGGCGTGATCGGCGGTATCGGCCTCGGCCTTGGCTACATCTCCCCGGTGTCGACGCTCGTCAAATGGTTCCCCGATCGCCGCGGCATGGCGACCGGCATGGCCATCATGGGCTTCGGCGGTGGCGCCATGATCGGCGCGCCACTGGCGAACCTCTTGATGAACTATTTCAAGACCCCGACCTCGGTCGGCGTCTGGGAGACCTTCGTCGCGATGGGCGTCATCTACTTCGTGTTCATGATGATCGGCGCGTTCCGCTATCGCCTGCCGCCGCCCGGCTGGCAGCCCGAGGGCTGGACCCCGCCGTCCAAGGCCAACGCGATGATCTCGAAGAACAACGTTCACCTCAACGATGCGCACAAGACGCCGCAGTTCTGGCTGATCTGGTGGGTGCTGTGCCTGAACGTGTCGGCCGGCATCGGCGTGATCGGCATGGCCTCGCCCATGCTGCAGGAGATCTTCGCCGGCAAGCTGATCGGCCTTCCGGACGTCGGCTTCAACGCGCTCGACGCCGGGCAGAAGGCGCAGATTGCCGCGATCGCCGCGGGCTTCGCCGGATTGCTCTCGCTGTTCAACATCGGCGGCCGCTTCTTCTGGGCGTCGCTGTCGGACAAGATCGGGCGCAAGAACACCTACTACACCTTCTTCATCCTCGGCATCGTGCTCTATGCGCTGGCGCCGACCTTTGCGGCGATGGGCTCGAAGCTGCTGTTCGTGCTCGGCTTCGGCATCATCCTGTCGATGTATGGCGGCGGCTTCGCCACCGTGCCGGCCTATCTCGCCGACATGTTCGGCACCCAGTTCGTCGGCGCCATCCATGGGCGGCTGCTGACGGCATGGTCGACGGCGGGCATCATCGGCCCCGTCGTGGTGAACTACATCCGCGAGTTCCAACTCGCGGCCGGCGTACCGCGCGACCAGCTCTACAACACCACGATGTACATTCTGTGCGCCATGCTGATCGCGGGCCTGATCTGCAACTACCTGATCAAGCCGGTCGATTCGAAGTGGCACATGAAGGACGCCGATGTCGCCAAATTGCAGGCGGCGAGCGCCAGCGCTGCAGCCGCGGGGCCGCATGGCTCCTACGGCATCGGCTTTGGCGGGCTCGACGCCAGGGCCGGGCTGTTCTGGGCCTTCGTCGGCATCCCCTTGGCTTGGGGTGTCTGGAAGACGCTGGAAAGCGCGGTCAAGATCTTCTGA
- a CDS encoding cache domain-containing protein, with product MSDAAGRSGELVRGRSVRFRLLAIALLPMLVILPLLLGVAIYRWNAKFDATLISKVNGDLTIAHQYLARILEKTGVQLRALGLSARFHEVLAQDARGSLRDLLDETRKEIGLDFLYLANDRGEVLASSPPLQHQPRGDWPIIVSALSGQVPATGVDIFGNDDLAAISPALAERARLDLVPTPNAVPTDRSAETRGMVVHAASRAMLPDGGAAALVGGTLLNQNLEFIDTINDLVYRAASLPEGSQGTATLFLDDVRISTNVRLFEGRRALGTRVSAAVRSAVLGEGRTWLDSAFVVNDWYISAYEPLVDSYGKRVGMLYVGFLEKPFSEAKYQTLGIIIAAFIAITAATVPIFLRWATSIFMPLERVTATITEVERGNLSARTKMPVLGDEIGRVAVHLDSLLDQIQERDRQLREWNEELNVRVRERTRDLEHANLKLEATTKQLIMSEKLAAIGEITAGVAHEINNPIAVMQGNLDVIRSVFGADADKAKIEFRLLDEQIHRISQIVTKLLQFARPEEYAGYVERHAPTSVISDCLPLVQHLLNKTEIAVARDDRANRLVLMNRNELQQVLVNLIVNAIHAMPDGGTLTLRSFDVERDGRQGVAIEVTDTGIGMSAEVIEKIFDPFYTTKRRQGTGLGLSISQTLIKRQGGQITAESRVGSGSTFTVWLPEAS from the coding sequence ATGTCTGATGCTGCCGGCCGCAGCGGCGAGCTCGTGCGGGGACGCTCCGTGCGCTTCCGGCTGCTTGCGATCGCGCTGCTGCCGATGCTGGTCATCCTGCCGCTGCTGCTCGGAGTTGCGATCTATCGCTGGAACGCGAAATTCGACGCGACCCTGATCTCCAAGGTGAACGGCGATCTCACCATCGCCCACCAATATCTCGCCCGCATCCTGGAAAAGACCGGCGTCCAGCTCCGGGCGCTCGGCCTGTCGGCCCGCTTCCATGAGGTGCTGGCGCAGGATGCGCGCGGCTCCCTGCGTGATCTGCTCGACGAGACCCGCAAGGAAATCGGTCTCGATTTCCTGTATCTGGCCAACGATCGCGGCGAGGTCCTGGCCTCGTCGCCGCCGCTGCAGCATCAACCGAGAGGTGACTGGCCGATCATCGTGTCAGCGCTATCGGGCCAGGTCCCTGCGACGGGCGTCGACATTTTCGGCAACGACGATCTCGCCGCAATTTCGCCGGCCCTGGCCGAGCGCGCGCGATTGGATCTCGTGCCGACCCCGAACGCGGTGCCGACCGACCGCAGCGCGGAGACGCGCGGCATGGTCGTGCATGCGGCGAGCCGGGCGATGCTACCCGACGGCGGCGCCGCTGCGCTGGTCGGCGGCACACTGCTCAACCAGAACCTCGAATTCATCGACACGATCAACGATCTCGTCTATCGCGCCGCGAGCCTGCCGGAGGGCAGCCAGGGCACCGCGACGCTGTTCCTGGATGACGTGCGGATATCGACCAATGTCCGTCTGTTCGAGGGACGGCGCGCGCTCGGCACGCGCGTGTCGGCGGCGGTGCGCTCGGCCGTGCTGGGCGAGGGGCGCACCTGGCTCGATAGCGCCTTCGTGGTCAATGACTGGTACATCTCCGCCTACGAGCCGCTGGTCGACAGTTACGGCAAGCGGGTCGGCATGCTCTATGTCGGCTTTCTGGAGAAGCCGTTCAGCGAAGCCAAATACCAGACCTTGGGGATCATCATCGCAGCGTTCATTGCGATCACCGCCGCAACCGTGCCGATCTTCCTGCGCTGGGCGACCTCCATCTTCATGCCGCTGGAGCGCGTCACGGCGACGATCACCGAGGTGGAGCGTGGCAACCTCTCCGCCCGCACCAAGATGCCGGTGCTGGGTGACGAGATCGGCCGCGTCGCCGTTCATCTCGACAGCCTGCTCGACCAGATCCAGGAACGCGACCGACAGCTCCGGGAATGGAATGAGGAGCTGAACGTCCGCGTGCGGGAGCGCACGCGGGACCTCGAGCACGCCAATCTCAAGCTCGAGGCAACCACCAAGCAGCTCATCATGTCCGAGAAGCTGGCTGCGATCGGCGAGATCACCGCCGGCGTTGCGCACGAGATCAACAATCCGATCGCGGTGATGCAGGGCAATCTCGACGTCATCCGCAGCGTGTTCGGGGCCGATGCCGACAAGGCGAAGATCGAGTTTCGCCTGCTCGACGAGCAGATTCACCGCATCAGCCAGATCGTGACCAAGCTGTTGCAGTTTGCAAGGCCGGAGGAATATGCCGGCTATGTCGAGCGTCATGCGCCGACGAGCGTGATCTCCGACTGTCTGCCGCTGGTGCAGCATCTCCTGAACAAGACCGAGATCGCCGTGGCCAGGGACGATCGCGCCAACCGGCTCGTGCTGATGAATCGCAACGAGCTGCAGCAGGTCCTCGTCAATCTCATCGTCAACGCCATCCACGCCATGCCGGACGGCGGAACCCTGACGCTTCGCTCCTTCGATGTCGAGCGCGACGGCCGTCAAGGGGTCGCCATTGAGGTCACGGATACCGGCATCGGCATGAGCGCCGAGGTGATCGAAAAGATATTCGACCCCTTCTACACCACGAAACGGCGGCAAGGCACCGGGCTGGGCCTCTCCATCAGCCAGACGCTGATCAAGCGCCAGGGCGGACAGATCACCGCCGAAAGCCGCGTCGGTTCCGGGAGCACCTTCACGGTGTGGCTGCCGGAAGCGAGCTGA
- a CDS encoding sigma-54-dependent transcriptional regulator, whose amino-acid sequence MNFSTSRPSAAPAPAVGREPAVKLGKTAAGPEFSALAQASILIVDDEPGMRNFLVRTLAPRCKLVDEAADTDQASRKLDSNRYDVVILDNIMPGKNGVDWLAEQRAVGFFADAILITAYADLDTAIQALRAGAADFVLKPFRSNQILNAVARCLDRVRLQRENFVLRYALRASSDRTFLRDNLIGQSAATLRVRETIARVARLPTSVLLTGESGTGKEVAARSIHSLSDRADKPFVPVNCAAIPPEMIEAELFGHIKGAFTGADSGREGLFLYAHGGTLFLDEIGELPLPMQSKLLRVLEDRRVRPVGSEREVPVDLRFIFATNAELQKEVERGRFRADLFYRLNVMQIRLPLLKDRGDDVQELAAIFMSKLSVQLGMPPVPIDASVRAALASYDWPGNVRELRNLIERTLILGAFPDDFAGPRNDGQSAPADSLAELERRHILGVLKEVNGNREEAARRLGISRKTIDRKCALWDV is encoded by the coding sequence ATGAATTTCTCAACATCGAGGCCAAGCGCTGCCCCAGCTCCGGCGGTGGGCCGCGAGCCTGCCGTCAAGCTCGGCAAAACGGCTGCAGGACCGGAGTTCAGCGCGCTGGCGCAGGCCTCCATCCTGATCGTCGACGACGAGCCGGGCATGCGCAATTTCCTGGTGCGCACGCTCGCGCCGCGCTGCAAGCTGGTGGACGAGGCGGCCGATACCGACCAGGCTTCGCGCAAGCTCGATTCCAACCGCTACGACGTCGTCATTCTCGATAACATCATGCCGGGCAAGAATGGCGTCGATTGGCTCGCCGAGCAGCGCGCCGTCGGTTTTTTCGCCGACGCCATCCTGATCACCGCCTATGCCGACCTCGACACCGCGATCCAGGCCCTGCGCGCCGGTGCAGCCGATTTCGTGCTCAAGCCGTTCCGCTCCAACCAGATCCTCAACGCCGTAGCACGATGCCTCGACCGTGTCCGCCTCCAGCGCGAGAATTTTGTCCTGCGCTATGCTTTGCGCGCTTCGTCCGACCGCACCTTCCTGCGCGACAATCTGATCGGACAGTCGGCAGCAACGCTGCGCGTGCGTGAGACCATCGCACGCGTCGCGCGCCTGCCGACCTCGGTTCTCCTCACCGGCGAATCCGGCACCGGCAAGGAAGTGGCGGCGCGCTCGATCCACTCGCTGTCCGACCGCGCCGACAAGCCATTCGTGCCGGTGAACTGCGCGGCGATCCCGCCCGAGATGATCGAGGCCGAGCTGTTCGGACACATCAAGGGCGCCTTCACCGGCGCCGATTCGGGACGCGAAGGCCTGTTCTTGTATGCGCATGGCGGCACGCTGTTCCTCGACGAGATCGGGGAGCTGCCGCTGCCGATGCAGAGCAAGCTGCTCCGCGTGCTCGAAGACCGCCGCGTCCGCCCGGTTGGCTCCGAGCGCGAAGTTCCGGTCGACTTGCGCTTCATCTTCGCAACCAATGCCGAGCTTCAGAAGGAGGTCGAGAGGGGCCGCTTCCGAGCTGATCTGTTCTACCGGCTCAACGTGATGCAGATCCGGCTGCCGCTCCTGAAGGATCGCGGCGACGACGTGCAGGAGCTTGCCGCCATCTTCATGAGCAAGCTGTCGGTTCAGCTCGGCATGCCGCCGGTGCCGATCGACGCCTCGGTGCGGGCGGCGCTCGCAAGCTATGATTGGCCGGGCAATGTACGCGAGCTGCGCAATTTGATCGAGCGCACGCTGATCCTCGGCGCCTTCCCCGACGATTTCGCAGGTCCCCGCAACGATGGCCAGTCGGCGCCTGCGGACAGTCTCGCGGAGCTCGAGCGCCGTCACATTCTCGGCGTGCTGAAGGAGGTCAATGGCAATCGCGAGGAGGCGGCTCGGCGCCTCGGTATCTCGCGCAAGACCATCGACCGCAAATGCGCGTTGTGGGATGTCTGA